Proteins encoded together in one Canis aureus isolate CA01 chromosome 21, VMU_Caureus_v.1.0, whole genome shotgun sequence window:
- the BEST1 gene encoding bestrophin-1 isoform X1, whose product MTVTYSSQVANARLGSFSRLLLCWRGSIYKLLYGEFLIFLLSYYTIRFIYRMALTEEQQVMFEKLTLYCDSYIQLIPISFVLGEPPPPPPASRDPSAAAGSRKVASRQFRAAARRRSDVRRDVLLLAPKTPASGGGSDSPWSVCAGGETGQLSGVDRGPLGARTGGSCTFPRVCWSSPGERPPGGLGLGALRSREMETRSPRPRPSPPPPCFSCPGFYVTLVVTRWWNQYENLPWPDRLMNLVSGLVEGRDEQGRLLRRTLIRYANLGNVLILRSVSAAVYKRFPSSQHLVKAGFMTPAECKHLEKLSLPHNTFWVPWVWFANLSMKAWIGGRIRDPVLLQSLLDEMNILRTQCGHLFAYDWISIPLVYTQVVTVAVYSFFLACLVGRQFLNPAKAYPGHELDLVVPVFTFLQFFFYAGWLKVAEQLINPFGEDDDDFETNWIVDRSLQVSLLAVDEMHQDLPPMERDMYWNEPEPQPPYTAASAQYRRASFLGSTFNINLHKEDMEEEEEGTHAGIIGRFLGLQSHDHQPPRTNSKTKLLWPKKEGFLQDGQPKKLGGARQTSRDKEDSKAWEIKEEGAFETAAFYGRSGYHSAPQTPLSHTPMVFPSGQSAPSSLRRVSGIDGAVKDQSLQPGIKTSSEALPENVGFSLENPESGHVKRKTVEFNLTDMSGTPEHHLRDSDLSQSTSNLHTILKGHGDPYWALENRDEAHS is encoded by the exons ATGACCGTCACCTACTCAAGCCAAGTGGCTAATGCCCGCCTAGGCTCCTTCTCCCGCCTGCTGCTGTGCTGGCGAGGCAGCATCTACAAGCTGCTCTATGGCGAGTTCCTCATCTTCCTGCTCAGCTACTATACTATTCGCTTCATTTACAG GATGGCCCTCACGGAGGAACAGCAGGTGATGTTTGAGAAACTGACTCTGTATTGCGACAGCTACATCCAGCTCATCCCCATTTCCTTCGTGCTGggtgagcccccacccccaccccccgcgtcCCGGGATCCCAGTGCTGCTGCCGGCTCCAGAAAGGTGGCCTCTCGGCAGTTCAGGGCTGCAGCCCGACGGAGGTCAGACGTCAGGAGGGACGTCCTGCTGTTAGCACCCAAGACTCCCGCTTCTGGGGGCGGCAGTGACAGTCCCTGGAGCGTCTGCGCAGGAGGGGAGACCGGGCAGCTCTCTGGGGTGGACAGGGGGCCCCTGGGAGCGAGAACTGGAGGATCCTGCACCTTCCCGCGGGTCTGCTGGTCCTCCCCTGGGGAGcgccctccaggagggctggggctgggcgcGCTCCGGTCAAGGGAGATGGAGACGCGGAGCCCGCGCCCTCgcccctcgccccctcccccgTGCTTCTCTTGCCCAGGCTTCTACGTGACTCTGGTCGTGACCCGCTGGTGGAACCAGTACGAGAACCTGCCGTGGCCCGACCGCCTCATGAACCTGGTGTCGGGCTTGGTGGAGGGCAGGGACGAGCAGGGCCGGCTGCTGCGCCGCACGCTCATCCGCTACGCCAACCTGGGCAACGTGCTCATCCTGCGCAGCGTCAGCGCCGCCGTCTACAAGCGCTTCCCCAGCTCCCAGCACCTGGTGAAAgcag GCTTTATGACCCCCGCAGAATGCAAGCACTTAGAAAAGCTGAGCTTGCCGCACAACACGTTCTGGGTGCCCTGGGTGTGGTTTGCCAACCTGTCAATGAAGGCGTGGATTGGAGGTCGAATCCGGGACCCTGTCCTGCTCCAGAGCCTGCTGGAC gaGATGAACATCTTGCGTACTCAGTGTGGACACCTGTTTGCCTACGACTGGATCAGTATCCCGCTGGTGTACACGCAG GTGGTGACCGTGGCTGTATACAGCTTCTTCCTGGCTTGCCTGGTTGGGCGGCAGTTCCTGAACCCAGCCAAGGCCTACCCTGGCCACGAGCTGGACCTTGTTGTACCTGTCTTCACATTTCTGCAGTTCTTCTTCTATGCTGGCTGGCTGAAG GTGGCAGAACAGCTCATCAACCCATTTGGAGAGGATGATGATGACTTTGAGACCAACTGGATTGTTGACAGGAGTTTGCAG gtgtccctgttgGCTGTGGACGAGATGCACCAGGACCTGCCCCCGATGGAGCGGGATATGTACTGGAATGAACCAGAACCACAACCCCCCTACACAGCTGCTTCTGCCCAGTATCGTCGAGCCTCCTTTTTAGGCTCCACTTTCAACATCAA TCTGCATAAGGAAGacatggaggaggaagaggaaggcacTCACGCTGGCATCATTGGCCGCTTCCTAGGGCTGCAGTCCCACGACCACCAACCCCCCAGGACAAACTCAAAGACCAAACTACTATGGCCCAAGAAAGAAGGCTTTCTCCAAGACGGCCAGCCCAAGAAACTCGGGGGTGCCAGGCAGACCTCTAGGGACAAGGAAGACAGCAAGGCCTGGGAGATTAAGGAGGAGGGTGCTTTTGAGACTGCTGCATTTTATGGGAGGTCAGGCTACCACAGTGCCCCACAGACGCCCCTCAGCCACACACCTATGGTCTTCCCATCTGGACAGTCAGCACCCTCAAGCCTACGCAGAGTCTCAGGGATAGACGGCGCTGTCAAAGACCAAAGCCTACAGCCTGGGATAAAGACCAGTTCTGAAGCACTCCCAGAGAATGTTGGGTTCTCATTAGAGAACCCAGAATCGGGTCACGTGAAGAGGAAAACTGTCGAGTTTAACCTGACAGACATGTCGGGGACCCCTGAACATCATCTCAGAGACTCAGATTTGAGCCAGTCAACTAGCAACTTACACACTATACTCAAGGGCCATGGAGAT
- the BEST1 gene encoding bestrophin-1 isoform X3: MTVTYSSQVANARLGSFSRLLLCWRGSIYKLLYGEFLIFLLSYYTIRFIYRMALTEEQQVMFEKLTLYCDSYIQLIPISFVLGFYVTLVVTRWWNQYENLPWPDRLMNLVSGLVEGRDEQGRLLRRTLIRYANLGNVLILRSVSAAVYKRFPSSQHLVKAGFMTPAECKHLEKLSLPHNTFWVPWVWFANLSMKAWIGGRIRDPVLLQSLLDEMNILRTQCGHLFAYDWISIPLVYTQVVTVAVYSFFLACLVGRQFLNPAKAYPGHELDLVVPVFTFLQFFFYAGWLKVAEQLINPFGEDDDDFETNWIVDRSLQVSLLAVDEMHQDLPPMERDMYWNEPEPQPPYTAASAQYRRASFLGSTFNINLHKEDMEEEEEGTHAGIIGRFLGLQSHDHQPPRTNSKTKLLWPKKEGFLQDGQPKKLGGARQTSRDKEDSKAWEIKEEGAFETAAFYGRSGYHSAPQTPLSHTPMVFPSGQSAPSSLRRVSGIDGAVKDQSLQPGIKTSSEALPENVGFSLENPESGHVKRKTVEFNLTDMSGTPEHHLRDSDLSQSTSNLHTILKGHGDPYWALENRDEAHS; the protein is encoded by the exons ATGACCGTCACCTACTCAAGCCAAGTGGCTAATGCCCGCCTAGGCTCCTTCTCCCGCCTGCTGCTGTGCTGGCGAGGCAGCATCTACAAGCTGCTCTATGGCGAGTTCCTCATCTTCCTGCTCAGCTACTATACTATTCGCTTCATTTACAG GATGGCCCTCACGGAGGAACAGCAGGTGATGTTTGAGAAACTGACTCTGTATTGCGACAGCTACATCCAGCTCATCCCCATTTCCTTCGTGCTGg GCTTCTACGTGACTCTGGTCGTGACCCGCTGGTGGAACCAGTACGAGAACCTGCCGTGGCCCGACCGCCTCATGAACCTGGTGTCGGGCTTGGTGGAGGGCAGGGACGAGCAGGGCCGGCTGCTGCGCCGCACGCTCATCCGCTACGCCAACCTGGGCAACGTGCTCATCCTGCGCAGCGTCAGCGCCGCCGTCTACAAGCGCTTCCCCAGCTCCCAGCACCTGGTGAAAgcag GCTTTATGACCCCCGCAGAATGCAAGCACTTAGAAAAGCTGAGCTTGCCGCACAACACGTTCTGGGTGCCCTGGGTGTGGTTTGCCAACCTGTCAATGAAGGCGTGGATTGGAGGTCGAATCCGGGACCCTGTCCTGCTCCAGAGCCTGCTGGAC gaGATGAACATCTTGCGTACTCAGTGTGGACACCTGTTTGCCTACGACTGGATCAGTATCCCGCTGGTGTACACGCAG GTGGTGACCGTGGCTGTATACAGCTTCTTCCTGGCTTGCCTGGTTGGGCGGCAGTTCCTGAACCCAGCCAAGGCCTACCCTGGCCACGAGCTGGACCTTGTTGTACCTGTCTTCACATTTCTGCAGTTCTTCTTCTATGCTGGCTGGCTGAAG GTGGCAGAACAGCTCATCAACCCATTTGGAGAGGATGATGATGACTTTGAGACCAACTGGATTGTTGACAGGAGTTTGCAG gtgtccctgttgGCTGTGGACGAGATGCACCAGGACCTGCCCCCGATGGAGCGGGATATGTACTGGAATGAACCAGAACCACAACCCCCCTACACAGCTGCTTCTGCCCAGTATCGTCGAGCCTCCTTTTTAGGCTCCACTTTCAACATCAA TCTGCATAAGGAAGacatggaggaggaagaggaaggcacTCACGCTGGCATCATTGGCCGCTTCCTAGGGCTGCAGTCCCACGACCACCAACCCCCCAGGACAAACTCAAAGACCAAACTACTATGGCCCAAGAAAGAAGGCTTTCTCCAAGACGGCCAGCCCAAGAAACTCGGGGGTGCCAGGCAGACCTCTAGGGACAAGGAAGACAGCAAGGCCTGGGAGATTAAGGAGGAGGGTGCTTTTGAGACTGCTGCATTTTATGGGAGGTCAGGCTACCACAGTGCCCCACAGACGCCCCTCAGCCACACACCTATGGTCTTCCCATCTGGACAGTCAGCACCCTCAAGCCTACGCAGAGTCTCAGGGATAGACGGCGCTGTCAAAGACCAAAGCCTACAGCCTGGGATAAAGACCAGTTCTGAAGCACTCCCAGAGAATGTTGGGTTCTCATTAGAGAACCCAGAATCGGGTCACGTGAAGAGGAAAACTGTCGAGTTTAACCTGACAGACATGTCGGGGACCCCTGAACATCATCTCAGAGACTCAGATTTGAGCCAGTCAACTAGCAACTTACACACTATACTCAAGGGCCATGGAGAT
- the BEST1 gene encoding bestrophin-1 isoform X2: MALTEEQQVMFEKLTLYCDSYIQLIPISFVLGEPPPPPPASRDPSAAAGSRKVASRQFRAAARRRSDVRRDVLLLAPKTPASGGGSDSPWSVCAGGETGQLSGVDRGPLGARTGGSCTFPRVCWSSPGERPPGGLGLGALRSREMETRSPRPRPSPPPPCFSCPGFYVTLVVTRWWNQYENLPWPDRLMNLVSGLVEGRDEQGRLLRRTLIRYANLGNVLILRSVSAAVYKRFPSSQHLVKAGFMTPAECKHLEKLSLPHNTFWVPWVWFANLSMKAWIGGRIRDPVLLQSLLDEMNILRTQCGHLFAYDWISIPLVYTQVVTVAVYSFFLACLVGRQFLNPAKAYPGHELDLVVPVFTFLQFFFYAGWLKVAEQLINPFGEDDDDFETNWIVDRSLQVSLLAVDEMHQDLPPMERDMYWNEPEPQPPYTAASAQYRRASFLGSTFNINLHKEDMEEEEEGTHAGIIGRFLGLQSHDHQPPRTNSKTKLLWPKKEGFLQDGQPKKLGGARQTSRDKEDSKAWEIKEEGAFETAAFYGRSGYHSAPQTPLSHTPMVFPSGQSAPSSLRRVSGIDGAVKDQSLQPGIKTSSEALPENVGFSLENPESGHVKRKTVEFNLTDMSGTPEHHLRDSDLSQSTSNLHTILKGHGDPYWALENRDEAHS; encoded by the exons ATGGCCCTCACGGAGGAACAGCAGGTGATGTTTGAGAAACTGACTCTGTATTGCGACAGCTACATCCAGCTCATCCCCATTTCCTTCGTGCTGggtgagcccccacccccaccccccgcgtcCCGGGATCCCAGTGCTGCTGCCGGCTCCAGAAAGGTGGCCTCTCGGCAGTTCAGGGCTGCAGCCCGACGGAGGTCAGACGTCAGGAGGGACGTCCTGCTGTTAGCACCCAAGACTCCCGCTTCTGGGGGCGGCAGTGACAGTCCCTGGAGCGTCTGCGCAGGAGGGGAGACCGGGCAGCTCTCTGGGGTGGACAGGGGGCCCCTGGGAGCGAGAACTGGAGGATCCTGCACCTTCCCGCGGGTCTGCTGGTCCTCCCCTGGGGAGcgccctccaggagggctggggctgggcgcGCTCCGGTCAAGGGAGATGGAGACGCGGAGCCCGCGCCCTCgcccctcgccccctcccccgTGCTTCTCTTGCCCAGGCTTCTACGTGACTCTGGTCGTGACCCGCTGGTGGAACCAGTACGAGAACCTGCCGTGGCCCGACCGCCTCATGAACCTGGTGTCGGGCTTGGTGGAGGGCAGGGACGAGCAGGGCCGGCTGCTGCGCCGCACGCTCATCCGCTACGCCAACCTGGGCAACGTGCTCATCCTGCGCAGCGTCAGCGCCGCCGTCTACAAGCGCTTCCCCAGCTCCCAGCACCTGGTGAAAgcag GCTTTATGACCCCCGCAGAATGCAAGCACTTAGAAAAGCTGAGCTTGCCGCACAACACGTTCTGGGTGCCCTGGGTGTGGTTTGCCAACCTGTCAATGAAGGCGTGGATTGGAGGTCGAATCCGGGACCCTGTCCTGCTCCAGAGCCTGCTGGAC gaGATGAACATCTTGCGTACTCAGTGTGGACACCTGTTTGCCTACGACTGGATCAGTATCCCGCTGGTGTACACGCAG GTGGTGACCGTGGCTGTATACAGCTTCTTCCTGGCTTGCCTGGTTGGGCGGCAGTTCCTGAACCCAGCCAAGGCCTACCCTGGCCACGAGCTGGACCTTGTTGTACCTGTCTTCACATTTCTGCAGTTCTTCTTCTATGCTGGCTGGCTGAAG GTGGCAGAACAGCTCATCAACCCATTTGGAGAGGATGATGATGACTTTGAGACCAACTGGATTGTTGACAGGAGTTTGCAG gtgtccctgttgGCTGTGGACGAGATGCACCAGGACCTGCCCCCGATGGAGCGGGATATGTACTGGAATGAACCAGAACCACAACCCCCCTACACAGCTGCTTCTGCCCAGTATCGTCGAGCCTCCTTTTTAGGCTCCACTTTCAACATCAA TCTGCATAAGGAAGacatggaggaggaagaggaaggcacTCACGCTGGCATCATTGGCCGCTTCCTAGGGCTGCAGTCCCACGACCACCAACCCCCCAGGACAAACTCAAAGACCAAACTACTATGGCCCAAGAAAGAAGGCTTTCTCCAAGACGGCCAGCCCAAGAAACTCGGGGGTGCCAGGCAGACCTCTAGGGACAAGGAAGACAGCAAGGCCTGGGAGATTAAGGAGGAGGGTGCTTTTGAGACTGCTGCATTTTATGGGAGGTCAGGCTACCACAGTGCCCCACAGACGCCCCTCAGCCACACACCTATGGTCTTCCCATCTGGACAGTCAGCACCCTCAAGCCTACGCAGAGTCTCAGGGATAGACGGCGCTGTCAAAGACCAAAGCCTACAGCCTGGGATAAAGACCAGTTCTGAAGCACTCCCAGAGAATGTTGGGTTCTCATTAGAGAACCCAGAATCGGGTCACGTGAAGAGGAAAACTGTCGAGTTTAACCTGACAGACATGTCGGGGACCCCTGAACATCATCTCAGAGACTCAGATTTGAGCCAGTCAACTAGCAACTTACACACTATACTCAAGGGCCATGGAGAT
- the BEST1 gene encoding bestrophin-1 isoform X4, whose translation MALTEEQQVMFEKLTLYCDSYIQLIPISFVLGFYVTLVVTRWWNQYENLPWPDRLMNLVSGLVEGRDEQGRLLRRTLIRYANLGNVLILRSVSAAVYKRFPSSQHLVKAGFMTPAECKHLEKLSLPHNTFWVPWVWFANLSMKAWIGGRIRDPVLLQSLLDEMNILRTQCGHLFAYDWISIPLVYTQVVTVAVYSFFLACLVGRQFLNPAKAYPGHELDLVVPVFTFLQFFFYAGWLKVAEQLINPFGEDDDDFETNWIVDRSLQVSLLAVDEMHQDLPPMERDMYWNEPEPQPPYTAASAQYRRASFLGSTFNINLHKEDMEEEEEGTHAGIIGRFLGLQSHDHQPPRTNSKTKLLWPKKEGFLQDGQPKKLGGARQTSRDKEDSKAWEIKEEGAFETAAFYGRSGYHSAPQTPLSHTPMVFPSGQSAPSSLRRVSGIDGAVKDQSLQPGIKTSSEALPENVGFSLENPESGHVKRKTVEFNLTDMSGTPEHHLRDSDLSQSTSNLHTILKGHGDPYWALENRDEAHS comes from the exons ATGGCCCTCACGGAGGAACAGCAGGTGATGTTTGAGAAACTGACTCTGTATTGCGACAGCTACATCCAGCTCATCCCCATTTCCTTCGTGCTGg GCTTCTACGTGACTCTGGTCGTGACCCGCTGGTGGAACCAGTACGAGAACCTGCCGTGGCCCGACCGCCTCATGAACCTGGTGTCGGGCTTGGTGGAGGGCAGGGACGAGCAGGGCCGGCTGCTGCGCCGCACGCTCATCCGCTACGCCAACCTGGGCAACGTGCTCATCCTGCGCAGCGTCAGCGCCGCCGTCTACAAGCGCTTCCCCAGCTCCCAGCACCTGGTGAAAgcag GCTTTATGACCCCCGCAGAATGCAAGCACTTAGAAAAGCTGAGCTTGCCGCACAACACGTTCTGGGTGCCCTGGGTGTGGTTTGCCAACCTGTCAATGAAGGCGTGGATTGGAGGTCGAATCCGGGACCCTGTCCTGCTCCAGAGCCTGCTGGAC gaGATGAACATCTTGCGTACTCAGTGTGGACACCTGTTTGCCTACGACTGGATCAGTATCCCGCTGGTGTACACGCAG GTGGTGACCGTGGCTGTATACAGCTTCTTCCTGGCTTGCCTGGTTGGGCGGCAGTTCCTGAACCCAGCCAAGGCCTACCCTGGCCACGAGCTGGACCTTGTTGTACCTGTCTTCACATTTCTGCAGTTCTTCTTCTATGCTGGCTGGCTGAAG GTGGCAGAACAGCTCATCAACCCATTTGGAGAGGATGATGATGACTTTGAGACCAACTGGATTGTTGACAGGAGTTTGCAG gtgtccctgttgGCTGTGGACGAGATGCACCAGGACCTGCCCCCGATGGAGCGGGATATGTACTGGAATGAACCAGAACCACAACCCCCCTACACAGCTGCTTCTGCCCAGTATCGTCGAGCCTCCTTTTTAGGCTCCACTTTCAACATCAA TCTGCATAAGGAAGacatggaggaggaagaggaaggcacTCACGCTGGCATCATTGGCCGCTTCCTAGGGCTGCAGTCCCACGACCACCAACCCCCCAGGACAAACTCAAAGACCAAACTACTATGGCCCAAGAAAGAAGGCTTTCTCCAAGACGGCCAGCCCAAGAAACTCGGGGGTGCCAGGCAGACCTCTAGGGACAAGGAAGACAGCAAGGCCTGGGAGATTAAGGAGGAGGGTGCTTTTGAGACTGCTGCATTTTATGGGAGGTCAGGCTACCACAGTGCCCCACAGACGCCCCTCAGCCACACACCTATGGTCTTCCCATCTGGACAGTCAGCACCCTCAAGCCTACGCAGAGTCTCAGGGATAGACGGCGCTGTCAAAGACCAAAGCCTACAGCCTGGGATAAAGACCAGTTCTGAAGCACTCCCAGAGAATGTTGGGTTCTCATTAGAGAACCCAGAATCGGGTCACGTGAAGAGGAAAACTGTCGAGTTTAACCTGACAGACATGTCGGGGACCCCTGAACATCATCTCAGAGACTCAGATTTGAGCCAGTCAACTAGCAACTTACACACTATACTCAAGGGCCATGGAGAT